A genomic stretch from Sphingobacterium sp. ML3W includes:
- a CDS encoding S41 family peptidase: MQKSIKRNIFVAATYAAVLLLGLLLGQNYAEEQGSNQKTTFSSLGSNGNSDKLQYLVQLISENYVDNISVDTVQDEAIEHVVSRLDPFSTFLRPNQVLAKQETLEGSFDGIGVEYFRLKDTLLVVGMVSAGPAEKSGMRIGDRILKIGNKDLAGKKVPEAEIEKLIRGKKGTAVLISIQRNGQTLVNPLKVIRDQVNVTSLDASYMIAPKTAYIKIRRFGHKTSDEFKQSLIDLRKSGAQDLILDLRNNGGGFVHTAIDLAGQFFKEKRLLMYTEGANEQRQDYYSEKPGEFGDGRVVILINESTASASEILSGALQDLDRATVVGRRSYGKGLVQEQFDFSDGSAVNLTVARYYTPLGRCIQRKYSRANFDAAKYMTGFDLWTLDTEFRQKEMFTTSKGKLVFGGGGILPDVNIPIDTNETSAKYREIYHSNSIEEFVYDRFTKHLPAYSIENFISGYHLPAAEFDLFISFLNTQKQIPVNANEAKNLHDLIQSDIEALVGRYYFGREAYYKIKNRRDKFIEIGLKSLGYQMPKV; encoded by the coding sequence ATACCTGGTCCAGCTGATCTCTGAAAATTACGTTGACAATATTAGCGTTGACACTGTGCAAGATGAAGCCATTGAACACGTTGTTTCTCGCCTTGATCCATTCTCCACTTTTTTACGACCTAATCAGGTGCTCGCTAAGCAGGAAACTCTGGAAGGGTCCTTTGATGGAATAGGGGTGGAATATTTTCGTTTAAAGGATACGCTGCTTGTCGTAGGAATGGTTTCTGCAGGACCTGCGGAGAAAAGCGGCATGCGGATCGGTGATCGTATTCTAAAAATCGGGAACAAAGATCTTGCAGGGAAAAAAGTGCCTGAGGCAGAAATTGAAAAATTGATTCGTGGAAAGAAGGGAACTGCTGTACTTATTTCGATCCAACGGAATGGACAGACACTCGTTAATCCGCTGAAAGTCATCCGTGACCAAGTAAACGTAACCAGCCTGGATGCATCTTATATGATCGCTCCTAAGACTGCTTACATCAAAATCCGTCGCTTTGGACATAAGACCTCAGACGAATTTAAACAGTCGCTGATTGATCTGCGAAAAAGCGGTGCGCAGGATCTCATCTTAGATCTACGAAATAACGGTGGCGGATTTGTGCATACTGCAATAGATCTGGCGGGACAGTTTTTTAAAGAAAAGAGACTGTTGATGTATACCGAAGGAGCTAATGAACAACGTCAGGATTATTATTCAGAGAAACCGGGCGAGTTTGGTGATGGTCGTGTGGTCATATTGATCAACGAAAGCACAGCATCAGCGAGTGAGATTCTGAGTGGTGCCTTACAGGATTTAGATCGGGCTACCGTCGTTGGAAGGCGATCCTATGGAAAAGGACTGGTCCAGGAGCAATTTGATTTCTCCGATGGATCTGCAGTGAATTTGACTGTTGCACGTTATTATACCCCACTTGGAAGATGTATTCAACGTAAATATAGCCGAGCAAACTTTGATGCGGCAAAATATATGACAGGTTTTGATCTCTGGACGCTTGATACCGAATTTCGTCAAAAGGAAATGTTTACAACAAGCAAAGGTAAACTGGTTTTTGGTGGTGGTGGAATTTTGCCGGATGTGAATATCCCAATTGATACCAACGAAACAAGCGCGAAGTATCGGGAGATCTACCATTCCAATTCAATCGAAGAATTTGTGTATGACCGGTTCACCAAACATCTACCGGCATATTCCATTGAAAACTTTATCAGTGGTTACCATTTACCTGCGGCAGAGTTTGATCTTTTTATTTCATTTCTGAATACACAAAAGCAGATTCCGGTGAATGCAAATGAAGCAAAAAACCTGCATGATCTGATTCAGTCGGATATTGAAGCTTTGGTCGGAAGGTATTATTTTGGACGAGAAGCTTATTATAAAATAAAAAATAGAAGGGATAAATTTATCGAAATAGGCCTCAAATCGTTGGGCTATCAGATGCCTAAGGTTTAA
- a CDS encoding endonuclease/exonuclease/phosphatase family protein — MKKKRSLGQAIVAIRLMDRRTFLRRKLGFISKTMFLANMLAIIALLMSYSATFINPKSFWPIAFMGLGYLPILLVNIGFICYWLLRKRKVALYSLAAILLGWPFLTKHWNIRKENPPVPSETRTLRIMTFNAHLFKKVDEEKKNFKADVVRIIDSISPDVICFQEYISKIKGKHVFSEEFKDKLGYDYFFFEPSSKNDYEAYGMAVLSRFPIYDSGTIRDNDYGINRICYVDIKKQDTLVRIYNIHLRSFALQNEDKEFIQNLSNKTETDNRATRRLSRKLKNAFELRSEQAHSLKKHMNDCQYPYIAVGDFNDTPMSYSVNLIGDGMYNAFKEKGNGWGVTHHALLPIFQIDYIFASPKFQVMNYQVVKQKLSDHYPVWSDLRLKP, encoded by the coding sequence ATGAAAAAGAAACGCTCTTTAGGGCAAGCAATAGTGGCGATAAGGTTGATGGATAGAAGGACATTTTTAAGAAGAAAACTGGGATTTATAAGCAAAACAATGTTCCTGGCAAATATGCTTGCGATCATTGCATTGCTCATGAGTTACTCGGCAACCTTCATCAATCCGAAATCTTTTTGGCCCATTGCATTTATGGGACTGGGCTACCTCCCGATTCTGCTTGTCAACATTGGTTTTATCTGTTACTGGTTATTGCGCAAACGAAAGGTTGCCCTCTACTCTTTGGCAGCAATCTTATTGGGTTGGCCCTTTCTAACCAAACATTGGAATATCCGCAAAGAAAACCCACCTGTCCCTTCTGAAACACGGACATTACGCATCATGACTTTCAATGCCCATTTGTTCAAAAAAGTTGATGAAGAAAAAAAGAACTTTAAAGCCGACGTTGTCCGCATCATTGATAGCATCTCCCCTGATGTCATTTGCTTTCAGGAGTATATCAGTAAAATCAAAGGGAAACATGTCTTCTCCGAAGAGTTTAAGGACAAATTGGGTTACGATTATTTCTTCTTTGAACCGAGTTCCAAAAATGATTACGAGGCCTATGGCATGGCTGTTTTATCCCGTTTTCCCATCTACGATTCGGGCACTATTCGTGACAACGACTATGGCATCAACAGAATATGCTATGTGGACATCAAAAAGCAGGACACCTTGGTGCGTATCTATAATATCCACCTGCGATCCTTTGCTCTGCAGAACGAAGACAAGGAATTTATTCAAAATCTGTCCAACAAGACTGAAACAGATAATAGGGCAACTCGCCGGTTGAGCCGAAAGCTAAAAAATGCATTTGAACTCCGCAGTGAACAGGCTCATTCGCTGAAAAAACACATGAATGACTGTCAATATCCTTATATTGCTGTTGGTGATTTTAATGATACGCCTATGAGTTATTCGGTGAATCTAATTGGAGATGGCATGTACAATGCCTTTAAGGAGAAAGGAAACGGATGGGGGGTCACCCACCATGCGCTTTTGCCGATTTTTCAGATTGACTATATCTTTGCCAGTCCAAAATTTCAGGTTATGAATTATCAGGTTGTCAAACAAAAGCTGTCCGACCACTACCCAGTATGGTCAGATTTACGACTTAAACCTTAG
- a CDS encoding rhomboid family intramembrane serine protease, whose protein sequence is MNSIGLKDFWRQTYKTGSPIPVVISIQVCLFVLIYFLDLLFELKFISQSFLQPIVKQLSLPSSFSVFLAQPWSVISSNFVYVQLLNLIFDSLWLYWVGQIFFTFLNKRQFFFVYIASWLLSSTLYVGFGTLIPPPTDLHLMGGAHPLAAVLAAIVTLVPNYELRLLLFGTVKLKIVAIVYFALEFLFFAIGNRPAAVSYFAVVLFGMAFTYALRSGMDWSTLFQKKQKKPAKMKVVVGNHIPTNRKHRYDLPNQDEIDAILDKISVSGYESLTHHEKETLFRASNSGDKVDG, encoded by the coding sequence ATGAATAGCATTGGTTTAAAAGATTTTTGGAGACAAACGTATAAAACAGGTTCGCCGATTCCGGTTGTGATCAGTATTCAGGTATGTTTATTTGTCCTCATTTATTTTTTGGACCTGCTCTTTGAGCTGAAATTCATCTCTCAAAGTTTCCTACAGCCTATTGTCAAGCAATTGAGTTTGCCAAGCAGTTTTTCGGTTTTCTTAGCACAACCTTGGTCCGTGATTTCGTCCAATTTTGTCTATGTTCAGCTTTTAAATTTAATCTTTGACAGCCTATGGCTGTATTGGGTAGGCCAGATATTCTTCACATTCCTAAACAAGAGGCAGTTTTTCTTTGTCTACATTGCCTCATGGCTCTTGAGTAGTACCCTCTATGTGGGTTTTGGCACACTTATTCCTCCGCCGACAGATCTGCATTTAATGGGGGGAGCACATCCATTGGCCGCGGTACTTGCAGCAATTGTCACTTTAGTTCCGAACTATGAATTGCGGCTATTATTGTTTGGTACTGTTAAATTAAAAATAGTAGCCATCGTCTATTTTGCATTGGAATTTTTATTCTTTGCCATTGGCAACAGACCCGCCGCAGTCTCTTATTTTGCTGTCGTTCTCTTCGGAATGGCTTTTACCTATGCCCTAAGATCAGGAATGGACTGGTCAACACTTTTTCAGAAAAAACAAAAAAAGCCTGCAAAAATGAAAGTTGTTGTAGGCAATCATATACCGACAAATCGGAAACATCGTTATGACTTACCAAATCAGGATGAAATTGATGCTATCCTAGACAAGATTTCAGTATCTGGTTATGAAAGTCTGACACACCATGAAAAAGAAACGCTCTTTAGGGCAAGCAATAGTGGCGATAAGGTTGATGGATAG
- a CDS encoding rhomboid family intramembrane serine protease → MFQQLTPVIKNLLIVNIVFFLGSQFVPIAYNYLPVFYPDSPYFKIWQIITHMFMHADLGHIFFNMFSLVIFGPMIEQVLGPKRFLNFYLISGIGAWLLQMGVQGFEIFNATGSFFPLHQSLDMSTLNTSNPGLVQEVYTSRMLGASGAVYGVLLAFAYLFPNIPLQFLFIPVPVKAKYMIGGFILIEIYMSLSRPGDSVAHLAHVGGALFGYLLLKLWKIRKGIY, encoded by the coding sequence ATGTTTCAACAATTGACACCCGTTATCAAGAATTTACTGATCGTAAATATTGTATTCTTTTTAGGATCACAATTTGTGCCCATTGCTTATAATTATCTTCCGGTTTTCTACCCGGATTCACCTTATTTTAAAATATGGCAGATAATTACGCATATGTTTATGCATGCCGACCTCGGCCATATTTTCTTCAATATGTTTTCTTTGGTCATCTTTGGTCCGATGATCGAGCAAGTACTTGGTCCTAAACGTTTTTTGAATTTCTATCTGATTTCTGGTATCGGCGCATGGCTATTGCAAATGGGTGTTCAGGGCTTTGAAATATTTAATGCAACAGGGAGTTTCTTCCCTTTGCACCAAAGTTTGGACATGTCTACACTAAACACATCTAATCCAGGTTTGGTACAAGAAGTCTATACTTCACGTATGCTGGGTGCTTCCGGTGCCGTATATGGTGTATTGCTTGCTTTTGCTTACCTTTTTCCAAACATACCGCTTCAATTTTTGTTTATTCCTGTACCAGTCAAAGCCAAATATATGATCGGAGGATTTATTTTGATCGAGATCTATATGAGCTTATCTAGACCAGGAGATTCGGTAGCCCATCTAGCACACGTTGGTGGTGCACTGTTTGGTTACTTGCTGCTCAAATTGTGGAAGATTAGAAAGGGAATTTATTAA
- the mutL gene encoding DNA mismatch repair endonuclease MutL, with translation MSDIIQLLPDNVANQIAAGEVVQRPASAIKELIENAIDAGADKIKLIVKDAGKSLIQVIDNGCGMSVTDARLCFERHATSKIRKAEDLFAIRTMGFRGEAMASIAAIAQVELKTRRIEDELGTVVEIEGSKVVNQYPEAVAAGTNILVKNLFYNIPARRNFLKSNSVEMRHIIDEFQRISLSNPQIFLSLHSDGNEIYHLPAETLKQRIVHIFGNNYNQRLVPVEEDTSIIKVEGFVGKPEFAKKTRGEQFFFVNRRFVRDPYLHHAVMNAYEDIMQAETFPFYVLFIDIDPARIDINVHPTKTEIKYEDDKAIYAIIRSAVKRSLGRYNIMPSLDFEQETSFTNLITKKSLDEIIAPTVTFNPDFNPFDTDKSKSSYSRSDSYAEGFAKKTGGIPSNWDSLYEIVEKEESVQLPLHTSSELKTDLPQAIQVEDKTSSKLFFQLHNKYIVSQIHSGFILIDQQAAHERILFEQFLEQLDQHKGLSQQSLFPQTIDLNPADNELMKDLLDDINGLGFQIREFGKNSYIIDGIPADLGTGFDEIKMIEKILEDYKNNQSEYKLAKRENLAKSLARNAAIKPGTQLDNTAMAELVDKLFACQSPNISIYGNPVIVTFTLQELAEKFGKN, from the coding sequence ATGTCGGATATTATTCAATTACTTCCAGATAATGTTGCTAATCAGATTGCGGCGGGAGAAGTGGTGCAGCGACCAGCGTCTGCCATTAAAGAATTGATTGAGAATGCCATTGATGCTGGAGCTGACAAAATAAAACTTATTGTTAAAGACGCGGGCAAATCGTTGATCCAAGTCATTGACAATGGCTGTGGCATGAGCGTAACAGATGCTCGCCTTTGCTTTGAACGTCATGCGACGTCAAAGATCCGGAAAGCTGAAGATTTATTTGCTATTCGCACCATGGGTTTCCGTGGAGAAGCGATGGCGTCCATCGCTGCGATAGCACAAGTAGAACTAAAAACTCGCCGTATCGAAGATGAACTTGGTACGGTGGTCGAAATAGAAGGATCAAAAGTTGTCAATCAATATCCAGAAGCTGTTGCTGCTGGAACAAATATTTTAGTCAAAAATCTTTTTTACAATATTCCTGCCCGCAGGAACTTCTTAAAGAGTAATTCTGTTGAAATGCGCCATATCATTGACGAATTTCAGCGTATTTCATTATCTAATCCACAGATTTTCCTTTCACTACATAGTGATGGAAATGAAATATATCATCTCCCTGCCGAGACACTGAAACAACGGATTGTCCATATCTTCGGAAACAACTACAACCAACGACTGGTTCCTGTGGAAGAGGATACATCCATTATTAAAGTGGAAGGTTTTGTCGGAAAACCTGAATTTGCGAAGAAAACACGTGGCGAACAGTTTTTCTTTGTCAACAGGCGATTTGTCCGTGACCCTTATCTGCACCATGCGGTTATGAATGCGTACGAGGATATTATGCAAGCGGAAACTTTTCCGTTTTATGTCCTATTTATCGATATAGATCCTGCTCGTATTGATATCAATGTACACCCAACAAAGACCGAAATCAAATATGAGGATGACAAGGCAATTTATGCCATCATCCGATCAGCGGTGAAAAGGTCATTGGGACGCTATAATATCATGCCTTCTTTGGATTTTGAACAGGAGACAAGCTTCACCAATCTGATCACAAAGAAATCATTGGACGAAATTATTGCGCCAACAGTCACCTTTAATCCAGATTTTAATCCTTTTGACACGGACAAGTCCAAATCATCCTATTCCAGATCGGATAGTTATGCGGAAGGTTTTGCAAAAAAAACAGGGGGAATACCAAGCAATTGGGATTCATTGTACGAAATCGTCGAAAAGGAGGAGTCTGTACAGCTTCCTTTGCATACTAGTTCAGAATTGAAGACGGACCTCCCACAGGCCATCCAAGTGGAAGATAAAACTTCCTCTAAATTATTTTTTCAGCTGCACAACAAGTATATTGTTTCACAGATTCATTCTGGCTTTATTCTTATTGACCAACAAGCTGCTCACGAACGTATTTTATTTGAACAGTTTCTGGAGCAGCTCGATCAGCATAAAGGCTTAAGCCAACAAAGCTTATTCCCACAGACAATAGACCTCAACCCTGCGGATAATGAGCTGATGAAAGACTTATTGGACGACATCAATGGTCTAGGTTTTCAAATTCGTGAATTTGGAAAAAATTCCTATATTATTGACGGAATTCCAGCAGACTTGGGAACAGGCTTTGATGAGATCAAAATGATTGAAAAAATATTGGAAGATTATAAAAATAATCAATCCGAATACAAGCTAGCTAAGCGCGAGAATCTAGCAAAAAGCCTTGCTCGTAATGCTGCGATCAAACCAGGCACACAGCTTGACAACACCGCTATGGCAGAATTGGTCGACAAGCTCTTTGCTTGTCAATCACCGAATATCTCCATCTATGGCAACCCTGTTATCGTAACATTTACATTGCAGGAATTAGCAGAAAAATTTGGTAAAAACTAG
- the uvrA gene encoding excinuclease ABC subunit UvrA, producing MAVKRSPDLGEQSEVQVFGARAHNLKNIDVSFPRNELVVITGLSGSGKSSLAFDTIYAEGQRRYMETFSAYSRQFLGGMERPDVDKISGLSPVISIEQKTTSKNPRSTVGTITEVYDFMRLLFARAGEAFSYVTGKKMERMSDDQVIDRILDEFEGQALNILAPVVKGRKGHYRELFEQIRKQGYVKVRVDGEILDLVPKMQVDRYKIHDIEIVVDRLKIERDDKKRLQTSVMQAMKTAKGIIKVSTKDNQEQFYSRYLMDAESGISYDEPQPNTFSFNSPYGACPTCDGLGYIFEIDKNAVIPDKKLSIQKGGLAPLGPTRENWTFEVLKAVAKKLDFAVTTALEKLSDEQIDQLLFGNKEEPIVVTVSYGSYGTREYRVEFEGIFKMLEEFSGKSSDEAPSLDDFRTKVTCPTCEGARLKKESLHFMIADKNIHELSTLDISALKEWFDQVESKLDERQLVIATEILKEIRARLGFLLDVGLNYLTLDRTAKTLSGGEAQRIRLATQIGSQLVNVLYILDEPSIGLHQRDNERLIKALKNLRDIGNSVLVVEHDKDMILHADYVIDMGPAAGVHGGTVVAEGQPDEILKSDSLTAAYLNGKKEVKIPEKRREGNSKTLTIHGATGHNLKNLTVTFPLGKLIVVSGVSGSGKSSLITGTLYPILNKHFFRAKATPLPFKKIEGLEHIDKVIEIDQSPIGRTPRSNPSTYTGVFSDIRTLFVQLPEAKIRGYKPGRFSFNVKGGRCETCQGAGLKVIEMNFLPDVQVPCETCHGKRYNRETLEVRYKGKSISDVLDMSINDAVDFFENVPSIYRKIKTLQDVGLGYITLGQSSTTLSGGEAQRVKLATELSKKDTGNTFYILDEPTTGLHFEDVNVLMGVINRLVDRGNTVLIIEHNLDVVKSADWVVDIGPEGGKEGGQVLFEGTPENLIKNKKSETARFLKLEMS from the coding sequence ATGGCAGTAAAAAGAAGCCCAGATTTGGGCGAACAGAGTGAAGTTCAAGTATTTGGGGCGCGTGCGCACAATCTAAAAAATATAGATGTATCTTTTCCGAGAAACGAATTGGTCGTCATCACCGGTTTAAGTGGCAGTGGAAAGTCATCCCTGGCTTTTGACACCATTTATGCGGAGGGACAACGTCGGTACATGGAAACTTTTAGTGCCTATAGCCGTCAGTTTTTGGGGGGTATGGAGCGTCCGGATGTGGACAAGATATCGGGTTTGAGTCCTGTGATTTCCATTGAACAGAAAACAACGAGCAAAAATCCAAGGTCAACTGTAGGAACCATTACTGAAGTATACGACTTTATGCGTCTTTTGTTTGCCCGCGCAGGTGAAGCATTCTCCTATGTCACTGGCAAAAAAATGGAACGCATGTCTGACGATCAGGTGATCGACCGTATTTTGGATGAATTTGAAGGGCAAGCGTTAAATATCCTCGCTCCTGTCGTAAAAGGACGTAAAGGACATTATCGGGAGCTTTTTGAGCAAATTCGTAAACAGGGTTATGTCAAAGTGCGTGTAGATGGTGAAATACTGGACCTTGTCCCAAAAATGCAAGTAGACCGCTATAAAATTCACGATATTGAGATTGTTGTTGATCGTCTGAAAATAGAACGCGATGACAAAAAGCGGCTACAGACTTCGGTTATGCAGGCCATGAAAACAGCAAAAGGCATTATCAAAGTGTCTACCAAAGATAATCAGGAACAATTTTATAGCCGGTATCTGATGGATGCGGAGTCAGGGATCTCTTATGATGAACCCCAACCCAATACCTTCTCATTCAACTCACCTTATGGTGCCTGTCCGACATGTGATGGATTAGGTTATATCTTTGAGATTGACAAAAATGCTGTCATTCCTGACAAAAAACTCAGCATTCAAAAAGGGGGGCTGGCACCATTGGGGCCAACACGGGAGAACTGGACTTTTGAGGTACTTAAAGCAGTAGCCAAAAAATTGGATTTTGCAGTAACAACAGCACTGGAAAAACTGAGCGATGAGCAGATCGACCAACTTTTATTTGGTAATAAAGAAGAACCTATCGTCGTCACCGTATCCTATGGAAGTTATGGCACGCGTGAATATCGTGTGGAATTTGAAGGGATCTTCAAAATGCTCGAGGAATTTTCCGGAAAATCTTCTGATGAAGCACCTTCACTGGATGATTTCAGAACCAAAGTTACCTGTCCTACTTGCGAAGGAGCAAGGTTGAAGAAAGAATCGCTTCATTTTATGATCGCAGACAAGAATATTCATGAACTATCGACATTAGATATTTCTGCGTTGAAAGAATGGTTCGATCAGGTAGAGAGCAAACTGGATGAACGCCAGTTAGTCATTGCTACAGAAATACTTAAAGAAATAAGGGCTCGTTTGGGCTTTTTACTGGATGTAGGCTTGAATTACCTGACATTGGATCGTACAGCAAAAACCCTATCCGGTGGGGAAGCGCAACGGATTCGTTTAGCCACCCAGATTGGTTCGCAGTTGGTCAATGTGCTTTATATTCTGGATGAACCGAGCATCGGATTACATCAACGTGACAACGAACGTCTCATTAAGGCGCTCAAAAATTTACGTGATATTGGCAATTCGGTCTTGGTCGTTGAGCATGATAAGGATATGATCTTACATGCGGATTATGTGATTGATATGGGCCCGGCGGCGGGTGTTCATGGTGGTACAGTCGTTGCTGAAGGCCAACCCGACGAGATCTTAAAATCAGACTCTTTGACCGCAGCTTATCTTAATGGGAAAAAAGAGGTTAAGATCCCGGAGAAACGACGTGAAGGTAATAGCAAAACGCTGACCATTCATGGCGCTACTGGGCATAATCTGAAAAACCTGACTGTAACCTTTCCGCTCGGCAAATTGATCGTTGTATCGGGTGTTTCGGGCTCTGGTAAATCGAGTTTAATTACCGGTACATTGTACCCGATCTTAAATAAACATTTCTTTCGAGCGAAAGCGACTCCACTTCCTTTCAAAAAGATTGAGGGCTTGGAGCATATTGATAAAGTCATTGAAATTGATCAAAGTCCTATCGGCCGTACACCGCGTTCCAATCCTTCAACCTATACAGGTGTATTCTCCGATATTCGTACGCTCTTCGTTCAGCTTCCCGAAGCAAAAATCAGGGGGTATAAACCCGGTCGTTTTTCATTCAATGTCAAAGGTGGGCGTTGTGAAACCTGCCAGGGTGCAGGATTGAAGGTGATTGAGATGAATTTCCTTCCTGATGTACAGGTTCCTTGTGAAACATGTCACGGAAAGCGTTATAACCGAGAAACTTTGGAAGTGCGCTACAAAGGTAAATCTATTTCAGATGTACTCGATATGAGCATCAATGATGCTGTTGATTTCTTTGAAAACGTACCAAGTATTTACAGAAAAATCAAAACATTACAAGATGTAGGTTTAGGTTATATTACCTTGGGTCAATCTTCTACAACCTTATCTGGAGGAGAGGCACAGCGGGTGAAACTTGCCACAGAACTTTCCAAGAAAGATACCGGAAACACATTTTACATCCTCGACGAACCAACAACAGGGCTTCATTTTGAAGACGTCAATGTACTCATGGGTGTGATCAACCGACTGGTGGACCGTGGAAATACGGTATTGATTATCGAACACAACCTTGATGTTGTCAAATCCGCGGACTGGGTGGTTGATATCGGTCCTGAGGGAGGGAAAGAAGGTGGTCAAGTATTATTTGAAGGAACACCAGAAAATTTAATTAAAAACAAGAAAAGCGAAACCGCACGTTTCCTAAAACTGGAGATGTCATAA
- a CDS encoding DUF2157 domain-containing protein, with protein MRKYDVSKQEKQSIEDIVQFWKKENLLDEQKASELMDSLDVKSFDWGQLARYAFWIALASLVFAVFSLFTDASFLAFVDTLYEAPNILFCFFFAAVAVLFYTLGFRYKKRYPYKNLSTETMMLIGVFGTAACIGFMGKVLDKDTMHYSLLFLLSVAIYGILAVKLDSKLIWTFMLLALGVWFATETAYHSNWGFKFWGMNYPLRFTIFGAMITAAAVWLQPRFERLQIFQPVSYIIGLIYLMVSLWTLSIFGNYSDFYEWTTVRQYHMFYWGILSTAVSAFLVIYGLKAKDNVTREVGFVFLVLNIYTRYVEYLWDNINRAVFFLILAVSFWFVGRWAEKLWNRRKEELER; from the coding sequence ATGCGAAAATACGACGTCAGCAAACAGGAAAAACAATCCATCGAAGATATTGTCCAATTTTGGAAAAAGGAGAATCTATTGGATGAACAAAAAGCCAGTGAACTGATGGATAGCCTCGATGTTAAAAGTTTTGATTGGGGGCAACTGGCGCGTTATGCTTTTTGGATCGCCTTGGCCTCTTTGGTGTTCGCTGTTTTCTCGCTATTTACAGACGCTTCTTTCCTGGCTTTTGTGGATACTCTTTATGAAGCGCCCAACATTTTATTCTGCTTCTTTTTTGCTGCGGTCGCTGTGCTGTTCTATACGCTGGGGTTTCGTTATAAAAAGCGTTATCCCTATAAGAATCTTTCCACAGAGACCATGATGTTGATCGGAGTATTCGGAACGGCAGCCTGCATCGGGTTTATGGGTAAGGTATTGGATAAAGATACCATGCATTATTCGCTTTTATTTTTATTGTCCGTTGCGATCTATGGTATTCTTGCGGTAAAGCTCGATAGCAAGCTGATCTGGACCTTTATGCTTTTGGCCCTTGGCGTTTGGTTCGCCACCGAGACAGCCTATCATAGCAACTGGGGATTTAAATTCTGGGGAATGAATTATCCGCTACGCTTTACTATTTTCGGTGCAATGATCACAGCAGCTGCGGTTTGGCTGCAACCACGTTTTGAACGCTTGCAGATCTTTCAGCCGGTCAGTTATATCATTGGATTGATTTACCTTATGGTTTCCTTATGGACACTGTCCATTTTCGGTAACTATTCGGATTTTTATGAATGGACCACCGTACGTCAATACCATATGTTTTATTGGGGTATTTTATCAACTGCGGTGTCCGCTTTTCTCGTTATTTATGGGTTAAAAGCAAAAGATAATGTCACCCGTGAGGTAGGCTTTGTATTTTTGGTGCTGAATATCTATACACGCTATGTGGAGTATCTATGGGATAATATCAACAGAGCCGTATTTTTCTTGATCCTGGCAGTTTCCTTTTGGTTTGTCGGACGTTGGGCAGAGAAATTATGGAATAGACGAAAAGAGGAGCTCGAAAGGTAA
- a CDS encoding response regulator transcription factor → MKNKLLLVEDDPDFGFMLKQYLELSDFQVEWILQPNDLIADFQQLVGYDLIILDVMLPQVSGFTLAKEINTLFPSLPFIFLTAKEQKIDKLTGLKIGADDYITKPCDPEELLLRIQNILKRNQKHVSAGSIPIGSYLFFPDQLLLSHALEQYRLTEREAQLLLFLCQHNGQLVTREDILEKVWGSADFFTGRSMDVFITRIRKYLSHDPNLSISSNRGVGFTVHF, encoded by the coding sequence ATGAAGAATAAACTATTGTTGGTAGAAGATGATCCGGATTTCGGATTCATGCTGAAACAATACCTCGAGCTGTCGGACTTTCAGGTGGAATGGATTTTACAGCCGAATGATCTTATAGCAGACTTTCAGCAGCTTGTGGGATATGATTTAATTATTTTGGATGTGATGCTCCCCCAGGTGAGCGGCTTTACACTGGCCAAAGAGATCAATACACTTTTCCCATCACTTCCTTTTATCTTTTTAACGGCCAAAGAACAGAAGATCGATAAGTTGACCGGTTTAAAAATCGGTGCCGACGATTATATTACCAAACCCTGTGATCCTGAAGAATTGTTACTTCGTATACAGAATATACTAAAACGCAATCAAAAACATGTATCCGCAGGTTCCATTCCAATTGGTTCGTACCTATTTTTTCCCGACCAACTGTTGCTGAGTCATGCTTTGGAACAATATAGGCTCACCGAGCGGGAAGCACAATTACTTTTGTTCCTTTGCCAGCACAATGGTCAGCTCGTGACACGGGAAGATATCCTTGAAAAGGTATGGGGGAGCGCTGATTTTTTTACCGGCAGGAGCATGGACGTTTTTATCACCCGCATACGAAAATACCTAAGTCATGACCCGAATCTGAGCATCAGTTCGAATCGAGGCGTAGGGTTTACGGTTCATTTCTGA